Proteins encoded together in one Bradysia coprophila strain Holo2 chromosome X unlocalized genomic scaffold, BU_Bcop_v1 contig_473, whole genome shotgun sequence window:
- the LOC119070123 gene encoding protein O-mannosyl-transferase 2 — protein MVEIEAIIKKKSQYSWLCFGAVLLLTFCTRFYRVTEPDHVCWDETHFGKMGSWYINRTFFFDVHPPLGKMLIALSGILTGYDGTYPFEKPGDKYNGTHYEGMRIFCTTLGALIVPMTFSTIWELTESNEAALISAAYLLFDVGMLTLNQYILLDPILLCFMTASVLGMVKLSKATHCGDTFATRWWYWLFFTGTMLACTISVKFVGLFVVLLVGLHTINDLWIVLGDLAKPVIFTIKQLLAKVIGLIIWPAFLYMFFFYIHLTVLNKSGNGDGFYSSAFQSCLIGNSLHNASMPRQVAYGAVLTLKNHKTGGGYLHSHYHLYPKEVGARQQQITTYTHKDENNKWLIKPYNKDAPDDVRILKNGDLVRLEHTQTKRNLHSHRETAPLTKKHFQVTGYGENGTGDANDIWKVMVVGGKDGEEVLTVTSKLFFVHYLQNCVLTTSGKQLPKWGFEQQEVSCNPNIRDTNALWNVEDNVYANLPNVSFEVYAPGFLSRFLESHAVMFQGNAGLKPKEGEVTSRPWQWPINYKGQFFSGSSYRVYLLGNPIIWWSNLVFLALFLIVFFISCVRVQRNYESVENNEKWIPLRASLWLFSGWILHYLPFWAMGRVLYFHHYFPALIFNSMLTGVMFSYFAHRFSQWIRHALLGATLAILAYSFIVFSPMAYGMTGSTGSEPNSTMYKLKWMDSWEF, from the exons GCAATATTCATGGTTGTGTTTCGGAGCTGTGTTGTTATTGACATTCTGCACACGATTCTATCGAGTTACAGAACCTGATCATGTTTG TTGGGATGAAACGCATTTCGGTAAAATGGGAAGCTGGTACATCAATCGGACGTTTTTCTTCGATGTTCATCCACCGCTGGGAAAG ATGTTGATTGCATTGTCCGGCATACTAACGGGCTACGATGGAACATATCCGTTTGAGAAACCGGGTGATAAATACAATGGAACTCACTACGAAGGAATGCGAATC TTCTGCACAACACTTGGCGCTCTAATCGTTCCGATGACATTTTCCACAATCTGGGAACTAACCGAATCCAATGAAGCAGCCCTGATCTCCGCCGCATATTTGTTGTTCG ACGTCGGAATGTTAACGCTAAACCAATACATTCTGCTCGACCCAATTCTGTTGTGCTTCATGACCGCTTCAGTTTTGGGAATGGTCAAATTGTCGAAAGCGACGCATTGCGGTGACACCTTCGCGACAAGGTGGTGGTACTGGCTGTTCTTCACGGGAACGATGCTGGCTTGTACGATTAGTGTAAAATTTGTGGGACTGTTTGTGGTGCTGTTGGTCGGATTGCATACGATTAACGATTTGTGGATTGTGCTCGGCGATCTGGCGAAACCAGTG ATCTTCACGATCAAACAGCTACTTGCTAAAGTGATTGGCCTGATAATCTGGCCAGCCTTCTTGTACATGTTCTTCTTCTACATTCACTTAACCGTTTTGAATAAAAGCGGCAACGGCGATGGATTTTACAGCTCCGCATTCCAATCGTGTTTGATTGGTAATTCCTTGCACAATGCTAGCATGCCCAGACAAGTTGCGTATGGAGCGGTTCTAACTctaaaaaatcataaaaccgGCGGTGGATATTTACATTCACATTATCATCTGTATCCGAAGGAAGTTGGCGCTCGTCAGCAACAG ATTACCACCTACACTCACAAAGACGAAAACAATAAGTGGTTGATAAAGCCGTACAACAAGGACGCGCCAGATGATGTCCGAATTCTGAAAAATGGCGACCTTGTTCGACTGGAGCACACTCAGACGAAGAGGAACTTACATTCTCATCGAGAAACCGCACCGCTaaccaaaaaacattttcaagtgACGGGCTACGGAGAG AACGGCACTGGTGATGCAAACGATATTTGGAAAGTGATGGTTGTTGGCGGAAAGGATGGTGAAGAGGTCTTAACCGTCACCAGTAAACTGTTTTTCGTACATTATCTGCAAAATTGTGTCCTGACGACCAGCGGGAAACAATTGCCGAAATGGGGATTTGAGCAGCAAGAAGTGTCCTGCAATCCAAATATTCGCGATACGAATGCCTTGTGGAACGTCGAGGATAACGTTTATGCGAACT tacCAAACGTCAGTTTCGAGGTCTATGCACCAGGATTCCTGTCAAGATTCTTGGAATCACATGCGGTCATGTTCCAGGGAAATGCCGGCCTGAAGCCGAAAGAAGGCGAAGTAACCAGTCGACCATGGCAGTGGCCAATTAATTACAAG GGACAATTTTTCTCGGGCAGTTCGTACAGAGTGTACCTGTTGGGAAATCCAATAATTTGGTGGAGTAATCTGGTTTTTCTGGCATTGTTCTTGATCGTCTTTTTCATTTCGTGCGTTCGTGTGCAACGGAATTATGAGAGCGTAG aaaacaatgaaaagtgGATACCATTACGTGCCTCCTTGTGGCTGTTCAGCGGTTGGATACTACATTATTTACCGTTTTGGGCGATGGGACGAGTGCTGTATTTTCATCATTACTTTCCCGCTCTGatattcaattcaatgttGACAG GTGTTATGTTCAGTTATTTTGCACATCGTTTCTCCCAATGGATTAGGCATGCATTGCTTGGTGCCACTTTAGCTATTTTGGCATATAGTTTCATTGTATTTTCGCCAATGGCTTATGGTATGACTGGATCCACCGGAAGCGAACCGAATTCAACAATGTATAAACTCAAATGGATGGATAGCTGGGAATTTTAG